A region from the Leptolyngbya iicbica LK genome encodes:
- a CDS encoding type I secretion system permease/ATPase, producing the protein MTVTSQSLQRILSGVAPFDQLPGAAIANLAQSGQLLRYRIGQPIVRPEALPQLVLITDGQARLLGEDPRTDKPATLQLLGRGSLLGIVGLLRGQPCETAIASSEVVGCQFSMAVFQQTLDQYPEFATAIREQLYLAEVFDLLARQINDQAEDVGDLAQLSKQAQQAGVVHYLPYGKRPLNLPQQENYTWFVSSGTIINQPMGSQLNLEWAGNELDVISPQGARLVGLPDIPVLSPAALPPGTEAAGGVSAAEPAAIPYAPEHLPEPEPETSDAAAEYPFVRGRGEIEGMLACMEMVSQYFGMPFRRDIIRRILTNQRDRLGQLSLPLAGKVAEFMGLRTQMTQVPVSAISRLPTPALISWEEGYAILYETNAKARVLAVPDLGIIQRSPIEFAETWGDEGEVVLLEKTRETPQERFGLNWFIPSLKKYRWVLVEVLIASFFVQLFGLANPLMVQVIIDKVIVQNSTDTLQVLGVFLLVIAVFEAVLTALRTYLFVDTTNRIDMALGSEIIDHLLRLPLRYFDKRPVGELSSRVNELENIRKFLTGTALTVVLDAVFSVLYIVVMFIYSWLLTLVALATIPLFVFLTVLVAPIVRKQLRVKAERNASTQSFLVEALSGIQTVKAQNIELRTRWQWQERYASYVSAGFNTVLTSTTAGAASNFLNKLSALLVLWVGAYLVLQGELSLGQLIAFRIISGYVTAPILRLAQLWQNFQETALSLERLSDILDHPCEAEDQGRNQIQMPDIQGQVTYENVAFRFAPSGPLQLVNINLEFPAGQFVGIVGQSGSGKSTLMKLLPRLYEVESGRILIDKYDIGKVELYSLRQQVGIVPQDSLLFEGSIQENISLTRPEADDEAIIMAARIAGAHDFIMDLPLGYNTRVGERGASLSGGQRQRIAIARTILHNPRLLILDEATSALDYDTEKQVCNNLKTWAEDRTVFFITHRLSTIQDSDTILVMDRGAAVEQGTHEELMALRGRYYTLYQQQIHTPE; encoded by the coding sequence ATGACGGTAACTTCTCAGTCCCTGCAACGAATTCTCTCGGGGGTGGCGCCCTTTGACCAATTGCCGGGGGCAGCGATCGCGAACTTGGCCCAGAGCGGCCAACTCTTGCGGTATCGCATTGGCCAACCGATTGTGCGACCCGAGGCGTTGCCGCAGCTAGTGCTGATCACCGATGGGCAAGCACGACTCCTGGGCGAAGATCCCCGCACTGACAAGCCCGCGACATTGCAGCTCCTGGGGCGGGGCTCCCTGTTGGGCATTGTGGGACTGTTACGGGGCCAGCCCTGTGAGACGGCGATCGCCTCTTCAGAGGTAGTGGGCTGTCAGTTTTCTATGGCGGTCTTTCAGCAAACGCTGGATCAATATCCCGAGTTTGCCACGGCCATTCGCGAGCAGCTGTATTTAGCTGAAGTCTTTGACCTCTTGGCGCGCCAGATCAACGATCAAGCTGAGGACGTGGGCGACTTGGCCCAGTTGTCCAAGCAGGCTCAGCAGGCGGGCGTGGTGCACTATTTGCCCTATGGCAAGCGACCGCTAAACCTGCCTCAACAGGAAAATTACACCTGGTTTGTCAGCAGCGGCACCATCATCAACCAACCGATGGGCAGCCAGCTCAATTTAGAGTGGGCGGGCAATGAGTTAGACGTGATCAGTCCTCAGGGGGCGCGACTGGTCGGACTCCCCGATATCCCCGTGTTGTCGCCAGCGGCTCTGCCGCCAGGGACTGAGGCGGCGGGCGGCGTGAGTGCAGCTGAGCCCGCGGCGATTCCCTACGCGCCGGAGCATTTGCCGGAGCCGGAACCAGAGACCTCCGACGCGGCGGCAGAATATCCCTTTGTGCGGGGCCGGGGCGAAATCGAAGGCATGTTGGCCTGCATGGAGATGGTGAGCCAGTACTTTGGCATGCCCTTTCGCCGGGACATCATTCGTCGGATTTTGACCAATCAGCGCGATCGCTTGGGTCAACTCTCCCTGCCCCTGGCGGGCAAAGTAGCGGAATTTATGGGCCTCCGCACCCAGATGACCCAGGTGCCGGTCAGCGCCATCAGCCGCCTGCCCACCCCCGCGCTGATTAGCTGGGAAGAGGGCTACGCCATTCTGTATGAAACCAATGCCAAGGCCCGCGTGCTGGCGGTACCCGACTTGGGGATCATTCAGCGATCGCCCATCGAGTTTGCCGAAACCTGGGGCGACGAAGGCGAAGTCGTCCTCTTAGAAAAAACCCGCGAAACGCCCCAAGAGCGCTTTGGCCTGAACTGGTTTATCCCCTCGTTGAAAAAGTATCGCTGGGTACTGGTGGAGGTGCTCATTGCCTCCTTCTTTGTGCAGCTCTTCGGCCTGGCGAATCCGTTGATGGTGCAGGTCATTATCGACAAGGTAATCGTGCAAAACAGCACCGATACCCTGCAAGTGCTCGGCGTCTTTTTGCTGGTGATTGCCGTCTTTGAGGCGGTGCTCACGGCCCTGCGAACGTATCTGTTTGTGGATACGACCAACCGCATTGACATGGCGCTGGGCTCCGAAATCATTGATCACCTGCTGCGACTGCCCCTGCGTTACTTTGACAAACGCCCCGTCGGGGAATTGTCCAGTCGGGTCAACGAGCTGGAGAATATCCGCAAGTTTTTGACGGGCACGGCGCTGACAGTGGTGCTGGATGCCGTGTTCTCGGTGCTGTACATCGTCGTTATGTTCATCTACAGCTGGCTGCTGACTCTGGTGGCGCTGGCGACAATTCCCCTGTTTGTCTTTTTGACGGTGTTGGTCGCCCCCATTGTGCGCAAGCAATTGCGGGTGAAGGCCGAGCGCAATGCCTCGACCCAGTCCTTTTTGGTGGAAGCGCTGTCAGGCATTCAAACCGTGAAGGCGCAAAATATCGAGTTGCGCACCCGTTGGCAATGGCAAGAGCGCTACGCCAGCTACGTCAGCGCCGGTTTCAACACGGTGCTGACCTCGACCACTGCCGGAGCCGCCAGCAACTTCTTGAACAAGTTGTCGGCGCTGCTGGTGCTCTGGGTCGGGGCATATCTGGTGCTGCAAGGGGAACTGAGCCTGGGTCAGCTGATCGCCTTCCGGATTATTTCGGGCTATGTGACTGCGCCGATTTTGCGCCTGGCTCAGCTCTGGCAAAACTTCCAAGAGACGGCCCTGTCCTTGGAACGCTTGAGCGACATTTTGGATCATCCCTGCGAGGCCGAAGACCAGGGTCGCAACCAGATTCAGATGCCGGATATTCAGGGGCAGGTCACCTACGAAAATGTGGCATTTCGGTTTGCGCCGTCTGGCCCCTTGCAGTTGGTCAACATTAATTTGGAGTTTCCGGCAGGGCAGTTTGTCGGCATTGTGGGCCAAAGCGGTTCCGGCAAAAGTACCTTGATGAAGCTGCTGCCGCGCCTGTATGAAGTCGAATCGGGTCGCATTCTGATCGACAAGTACGATATCGGCAAGGTGGAGTTGTATTCCCTGCGGCAACAGGTGGGCATCGTGCCCCAAGACAGCCTCTTGTTTGAGGGCAGCATTCAAGAAAATATCTCGCTCACCCGCCCCGAGGCGGACGACGAGGCCATCATCATGGCGGCCCGGATTGCGGGAGCCCACGACTTTATTATGGATTTGCCGTTGGGCTACAACACCCGCGTGGGTGAACGGGGCGCGTCGTTGTCGGGGGGGCAGCGCCAGCGCATTGCGATCGCCCGCACGATTCTCCACAATCCCCGGCTGTTGATTTTGGACGAAGCCACCAGCGCCCTCGACTACGACACTGAAAAGCAGGTGTGTAACAACCTGAAAACTTGGGCTGAGGACCGCACGGTGTTTTTCATTACCCACCGTTTAAGCACCATTCAGGACTCTGACACGATTTTGGTGATGGATCGCGGTGCGGCGGTCGAGCAGGGTACCCACGAAGAACTGATGGCGCTGCGGGGACGTTATTACACCTTGTATCAACAACAGATTCACACCCCTGAATAG